TGAAACGCGGTAGCGGCGAAGATACTTGGCGGGCAACCGCCTGGGAAAATAGCTCGGTGCCAGGAGTCTTCTTTTTTATTGTTGCTACAGATTGCCCCCTATGATTCCTTTTGTTTATTTCTTATCAAGGGGGATAATTTTTATGGAGCTGTGGTGCGAGTAGCGGTAGCTAGGGGAGCTTGCTTTTGTGCTAGTTCTCGGAATAAGGCGTACATATCGCTAGCAAATTGTTTGGGGTTCCAGATGGGGGCTAGGGATTCTGGTTGTTGGGAGCGTTCTAGTTGTTGAGATATTGCTTTTCTAGCTTGGATGTCTTTGCCCAGCCAGATGGCTTTTTGGATGTATTCTTCCCAATTCCAGGCGATTCCGGCTTGCAAACCAACGTTGTGTAGTAAGGAATATCCCATGCGGGCGAAAGATTGCTGACCTACGTGGGTAATGACGGGAAGATGCAGCCAAAGGGCTTCTAGGGTATGGGTGGCACCGTTGTAGGGATAGGAGTCTAACAAGACATCGGCAATTTTATAAAGGAGACGGTGTTCTTCTTCGGTGCGAGTGCGGGGCATAAATTTGATTCGGTTGTAACTGATCCCATATTTTTCGCAGGTACGCCAATATATCTGCTGCATCATTTTGGTATCGCCAACGCGCGCTTTGTATAGAAGAATGCTGTTGGGAACTGCCTGCAGAATTTGGATTTGCGCTTCTACCATCTCGACGGAAAGTTTAAAACTAGGAGCAGCACATAAGTAGGCTACTTGCTCTTTTCCTATGCGCATGCCCCGACGGATGGTTTCTCGAGCGCCAGGGGCGCATTGCAATCCAGAAATAGCTGTGAAGGAGTTAGGCATTCGGATGATTTTTTCTATGTAATGTGGTTCTACACCGGGGGGATGGGTGAAGCGATCGCTTAGATAATAGTTACGATCGCAAATGTATGGGGCATCGTAGCCCAGCCAAGTAAGGCATACAGGAGCTGGTCGTGCTCGTAAAATCGCAATATGGGACAGTACGGTGAGAGAATCCAAATCTACCAGTACATCAATGCCATCCCGAGAGACTTGTTCGATAATTTCTTGAGCATCGGCATTGCCCTTAGAACGCTGGCTGCGGTAAAATTTCGTAGCTGCTTTCTCAAACAACGCCGTGCGGTCGTCAGCCTTCATTTCTCCAGTAACGTAGAGATAAATTTCTGTATGTAGCTGGGAAAGTTCTTGGAGAATATCAGCACTACACCAACCTACAGAGTGACGGCGGAAATGACGGGAAAGGAACCCAATGCGTAGGGGCCTGCGTTGGTCAAAGGTGGGATACACCCGCGGCGAATTTCCCAAAGCTGCTTGAATTTGCCGGTCGAGGTGCGCCCCATAGTAGTTGCCTACATACCGCGACAGCTTGCCGTTTTCAGCCACACCATCACGCAGGTGGTGCATGTCGAACAGGACATTGAGGTACACCTTGGTGAGTTCGTGAGGCTGTAGCTGGCTGCATTGCTGGTAAACGAGCGGTTCTAACTTTTGAAACTGAGCTGCTGCCACTTGACTCAATCCCGATTTGAGATGGGTTTTGATAAAAATTGCCTTGGCTAAAATTTCTCCCGTACCCGTGCATTCTTGGCAAGCTCGTTCAGCAGCTTCCCTGGCCTCGCTCAGATCTGATTTGCTTCCCAGTAATTCGCACAAGTCCCAATGAGCGATCGCTGCTTCTGGCTGCTGGTCAATTGCTTTTTTTAAATAGAAAATCCCCTCTTCTTTTTTGCCTAAATTTACCAAACGGGAAGCTAAATGGTAGTAAGACTTACCATCAAAAGCTTGAGGCTGGTGTTCGATCGCGCGTTTCCAAGCTGGAATCGCCTTATCCAGTCTTCCCTGTCGTTCCCAAACTTTCCCTAAATTCCAATATACCTCATGCAAATTGGGATTTAACCCCAGGGCTTTTTCATAATAAGCGATCGCGCGTTGCAGCTGATTGTGTTTGGATAGCAAACTGCCGATATTGGAAAAAGCTTCGGCAAAATCTGGTTGGTATTGCACTGCTTTCACATAAGCACGATACGCCGCTTCATCCTGACCGCGCGCCAGCAAACAATTCCCCAATAATTTATAAGCCAAAGCCGATTGTGGTTGGCATTGAATGGCACGATAGCAAGCTGCGATCGCTTGTGGGATATTTTTCTGTTGCAAGTATAATTTGGCCAAACACTCGTAACCCCGTTCGTTGTCCGGCTGGAGTTCCAAAGCACGCCGGTAGGACCGTTCTGCCGCCACATATGCTTCCACCTCCTGCCACAAATCCCCAGCATCCCTTGCCATTTGCGCCGCTTCCGATCCATTGCCCAACCGGAAATGCCATCGCTCCATATCCTCGTAGTATACCAACAAACGATCGACACTGCGCTGGCGATTTTTCTGAATTTCCTCACGCTCTCCTGGCGTAGATGGTCCTAAAACCAGTGCCTTTTGAAAATGTTGTACCGCTTCCAAAAGAGAACCGCGCGCGTGCAGAGCCAGTCCCAGATTGTTATAAAAAATAACCTTACCCGGCTCTAGCTCGATCGATTTTTCCAAAAGCGGAATCGCCGCCTTGAATTGACCGCGTTGGTACGCCACCACCCCCAGCCAATGTAGTGCTTCCGCGTTGTAAGGCTCGTGTTGGAGGAGATGTTTGTAGATTTTTTCGGCTGCCGATAGCTTACCCGAACGGAGGTATCGCAGTGCATTTTTTAAAGCGATTGAACTTGCCATATCTAACTTTAGCTGCTGGAACCAATAAAATGAGCGAAAAAAACCTCGATGATTTATCCTTGGGAAGAAACCAGTTCTTTGCGATCGCCTGTGGCCAATTGCGGACTGGTCACCGTTGGCGTTTTACCGCTTGCCACTTCCTCAATTAACTGTAAATGTTTGGGCAACAAAACAGCATGGGAATATTGCTCCACAATCGTTTGCCTTGCTTCCTCCCGGAGTTCGGCCATGCGGGTGGGATGATCCAAAACTTCACAAACCCGGTCAGCAATTTGCTTGGGAGAGAAGAAATCCACCAACAAACCATTTTCTCCATCGCGAATGACCTCTCGCACTGGTGCTGTATCGGACCCAACGACCAGACAGCCAGAAGCCATAGCTTCCATCATCGACCAAGACAAAACAAAAGGTCGCGTCAAATAAATATGCACATCCGACGCCTGCAAAACTTGCTTGTACAAGCCATAAGGGAGTGTCCCCACAAAATGAACCCGGGACATATCCAAGGGAATCTTCTCTAGCATGTGCTGCTTGTAGCTTTTACCGTTGGGAAGGGATTTGCCGTAGCAAACTCGTTCCGCCGCCACAATCACAACATGGCAATTGGGGCGTTTTTCCTGCAAGTAAGCAATGGACTCAATAAATTCCGGAAAACCGCGGTAGGGCTCCATCCCCCGCGATACATAAGTTACGATCTCATCTGCACCGGATAAATCCAAGTCCGGCAAAACCAATTTCGCTTCCCGGTTGGGTTGAAAATATTCCGTATCTACCCCATCGTGGAGAACCGTAATTTTATCTTGAAACTCCGTCGGAAACTGGGCCTTTTGCCAATAAGTTGGCGATAGCCCCCAATCGCTGCTGTACAAATCCAGCAACATGGGGGCATTTTTAGTACGAATGCGGCATAAATCGTCCGGTTTCAACGGGTCCGCCGGGTCGAAATCCGCATCTGCTCCCCGCGCGCGATAGAACCATTCAAAATAACACATCAAAGGCGTATCGGGAAACGCATCTTTCATAAACAGGGTCGGACCCCAACCCGAATGTCCGTAAACAAGGTCAGGAACGAATCCTTTGGCTTTTAGCTGTTCTGCGATGCGATAGACCGCCTGTCCGTAGAGAACCCCACTTTCCAAAGGACGAACGTAGTGGTGGGTACTGGGATGGGGATTGCGG
This sequence is a window from Geitlerinema sp. PCC 9228. Protein-coding genes within it:
- a CDS encoding tetratricopeptide repeat protein; translated protein: MASSIALKNALRYLRSGKLSAAEKIYKHLLQHEPYNAEALHWLGVVAYQRGQFKAAIPLLEKSIELEPGKVIFYNNLGLALHARGSLLEAVQHFQKALVLGPSTPGEREEIQKNRQRSVDRLLVYYEDMERWHFRLGNGSEAAQMARDAGDLWQEVEAYVAAERSYRRALELQPDNERGYECLAKLYLQQKNIPQAIAACYRAIQCQPQSALAYKLLGNCLLARGQDEAAYRAYVKAVQYQPDFAEAFSNIGSLLSKHNQLQRAIAYYEKALGLNPNLHEVYWNLGKVWERQGRLDKAIPAWKRAIEHQPQAFDGKSYYHLASRLVNLGKKEEGIFYLKKAIDQQPEAAIAHWDLCELLGSKSDLSEAREAAERACQECTGTGEILAKAIFIKTHLKSGLSQVAAAQFQKLEPLVYQQCSQLQPHELTKVYLNVLFDMHHLRDGVAENGKLSRYVGNYYGAHLDRQIQAALGNSPRVYPTFDQRRPLRIGFLSRHFRRHSVGWCSADILQELSQLHTEIYLYVTGEMKADDRTALFEKAATKFYRSQRSKGNADAQEIIEQVSRDGIDVLVDLDSLTVLSHIAILRARPAPVCLTWLGYDAPYICDRNYYLSDRFTHPPGVEPHYIEKIIRMPNSFTAISGLQCAPGARETIRRGMRIGKEQVAYLCAAPSFKLSVEMVEAQIQILQAVPNSILLYKARVGDTKMMQQIYWRTCEKYGISYNRIKFMPRTRTEEEHRLLYKIADVLLDSYPYNGATHTLEALWLHLPVITHVGQQSFARMGYSLLHNVGLQAGIAWNWEEYIQKAIWLGKDIQARKAISQQLERSQQPESLAPIWNPKQFASDMYALFRELAQKQAPLATATRTTAP
- a CDS encoding glycosyltransferase family 4 protein, which gives rise to MRVLFLHPNFPAQFRHVAAALGKDPNNQVVFGTKNERPEWKIPGVTKALFKPSRNPHPSTHHYVRPLESGVLYGQAVYRIAEQLKAKGFVPDLVYGHSGWGPTLFMKDAFPDTPLMCYFEWFYRARGADADFDPADPLKPDDLCRIRTKNAPMLLDLYSSDWGLSPTYWQKAQFPTEFQDKITVLHDGVDTEYFQPNREAKLVLPDLDLSGADEIVTYVSRGMEPYRGFPEFIESIAYLQEKRPNCHVVIVAAERVCYGKSLPNGKSYKQHMLEKIPLDMSRVHFVGTLPYGLYKQVLQASDVHIYLTRPFVLSWSMMEAMASGCLVVGSDTAPVREVIRDGENGLLVDFFSPKQIADRVCEVLDHPTRMAELREEARQTIVEQYSHAVLLPKHLQLIEEVASGKTPTVTSPQLATGDRKELVSSQG